From the bacterium genome, the window GCCTATCCTTAGTTGAAGCACCCGACCTTGGATTCCGCTATCCGGAATTAATAGAGAATTTTGAAGGAAGACATCAAGCACAGTTAGAGGGTTCCACAAGGCTTCCTATCTGGACTGAGGGACACATAGATTGGCAGTATAACCGCCTTTATAAGATGAGATTGGAATTGGACGAGAATGGCATTAAGGGCGAGATAAGCGACCCCCAGACAGGAGCAAGCTGGCGTATAAAGTATTCATTTGAAAGGAACCCCGCGGTTCGAGAGGGAGTGGCTGGATTATGGGCACAGTGCTTTGATGTTGAGTTCAGTGGTTTTACCCTCCAATATTGGACGGAAGATTATAAGGGAAAGCAGATTGAAATAAAAAGAGGAAAGAAGGGAAATGTGGCGATTCTCTCTGAGGATAATTTCCCGGGAGAAGGGAAAGCGGTGGCGAACTATCTCACTTCTAAGCTGGAGAGCAGAGGCTATGGAGTGACTATCCTTGATAGCGATAGTATATGCGACCAACAAATCCTCAGCCCGGAAAACTTCTCCCTTCTACTCATTCCGGATGCTCGCTATTTCCCTCAACAAGCGACCACTTCTCTCCGCTCATACCTCAGAAGGGGTGGCAACCTCCTCCTTATAGGAGCGCCCGCTTTCGCGAATATGCTCTTCCAGTGGGAGAACGGGTGGCTGGATTCAACGAAATTGGGGCAAAAGATAGACCAATATTTCCTCAATCAGCCCAAAAACATTTTCCTCAATTTTGAGAACGAAGATTTGAGCGCATGGACAACTGAAAGCAATTCGCCGAAAAATCCTGTGGATTTGGATATTGTAGAGGGAAAGGTAGGAAAGTGTCTTAAAGTTACCGCTTCCCTCCCTGGCTGGGGAGCATCTGCTTCCCCGATATTTGAGGAATCTCCCTTTATTGATGACCATACCCTCACCTGTTTCTGGGCTAAAGGAGATGATACAACTATACAGATGTCTGTTGAATGGCGGGAGAAAGACGGCTCCCGCTGGATAGCCGTCGTTGAACTCACCTCCGAATGGAAATTTTACTCCCTTCCTCCTTCCGCTTTTCTATATTGGCACGATAATCCAAGCTTAAACCGAGGATTTCCCGGCGATTGCTTCAATCCCAAAAACGCCAAGCAAATCCTCTTCGGCATCTCTGATTCTCACACTCCCAAAATCGGAAGCGGAAAACACACATTTTGGGTAGATGAAGTGGGAACGCAAAGCATACCAAAGGAAATAGAAACTCTTCCCAACCCCTCTTCCCTTCGCCCAATCAACCTTGAAACAGTCAGTCCTTCCTACAAAATCTACCCCTTGAGTAAAATAGACGAGTTCCAGACCTCAAAACTCGCTGTATTCCTAAAAAATTATAAAATCAAGGAAAATATTTCCGGCTTTTCTCCTGTGTGGCGTCCCCAGGGGAGAGGGTATAACAGGGACAGGCTTTGGCGTTGGATACCACTTCTTGAAGCTTATGAAAAAGGAGAACTGAGGGGCGCCTTAGCTTCACTTCTCCTGAAAAGGGATGGCTCTTGTCTGATTTCATTTCAATTGCAAAACCCCTCAGACATTCAAAAACCATACCTTACAGATATCCTTCTGCAAGCGGTTGATAGAATCAATGGGGCATTTTTATTTGAGGGAGGGGCAGAGCATTTCATCTATAATCAGGGAGAGGATGTCAAGATGGGTGCCCTCATCTTCAATTTAAGCCCGGAAGGAAAAACGCTGAAAATAAAATGTTCCATTACAAATGGCAAAAAGAACCTTTTCCAAAAGCAAGAGGAAATATCAATTACCCCTAAGGGAAAGACGAATCTTGAATGGCACTGGAAAGCTACATCGCCTTCTAACGGCTATTCGGTTGAAATTGAAGCCTGGGAGAATGGAAAGCTGATTGACAAAATCAGCCACCCCCTCACCGTTCTCCCACCCCAAAAGCCTCCTAAAAAGGATGATTTCGTTTCCGTTAAAGGGTCATATTTCTATCTCAAGGGGAAGAAATGGTTCCCTCGGGGGATAAATTATTGGCCATCTATGCTGGGAGGATTGGATGCGGATATCTATGCGGGAAATTGGCTTTCTCCCACCCTCTATGACCCCTGGATTATTGAGAAGGATTTAACTATTTTGGAGAAATTGGGGATAAATATGTTAGCTGCTGTAGGAGCAGATATCAGTCTCATTTCGGGTGAGAAACGAGTCGTGAGAAATCTTCTGGATTTCCTCCATCGGGCTGACAAGCACAATATGAAGGTTATGCTTTACATTCCCGCCAATCCCTTCAATTTTGATGAAGAAGTCATCAGTTCTATAAGGAAAGGAGGAGGAGTTGGCGAGGTTGGTTTGGCTTCTCGTTCTCTTGAGGATGTCCTTCGCTTCATAAAGGAGACGGGGCTTCCAAATATAACCACGATTTTCGCTTATGATATAGCCTGGGAGCCCGCGGAGGTTTTAAGGGTGCAAGCTGGCGCCTTTAACTCCGCTTGGGAGAGATGGCTAATAAAGAACTATGGAAGCGTGGAGAGGGCTGAGGTAGAATTTGGGGTGAAACTTCCGAGAAAAGAAGGGAAGGTTGCTCCTCCAATTGGGCTCAACAATACTAAAGCGGACGCTGCCTTCCTTCGCTTTTTCAGCGATTACGCGAGCAAGAGATACAATGCGATAGTTCGGGCGATAAAAAGCATTGACCCAAATCATCTCGTCAGCTTTAGGGGCGGAGCATGCGGGCTCCCCAATGCCTATTGGTGTGCCCATCTTGATTCCATAGGTGTTGCCAAGCATATAGACTTTCTCTGCCCGGAGGGCTACAATCTTCATACGAAAGGATATGGCAATCCAACTCCCTGGGAGGATATAAGGAAGGGTGGGCTGATAACCCTCTATTATCGGTTCATCAGTAGGGAGAAGCCAGTGATATGGATGGAGTTCTGCGGACCAGTCTGGCCGAATGGAACGGTTTGGAGGACGGAGATGGTTTTCACACCAAAGGAGAGGCTTGAATATCAGAAGGAAGAAGAGGAGAAGTTCTACAAAATGTTCTTGGAATCTGGAGCAATAGGATGTGCTCCTTGGTGGTATCCGGGAGGATTCAGAGTAGGTGAGAACAGCGATGCGGGGATAATAAATCCCGATTGGACATTGCGTCCCGTAGCGGAAGTGATAAGAAAATACAATCCTCTATTTGCGAAACAGAAACAGAAGAAGCCCGATGAATACATAACGATTGACTTTGATGCCCATCCCCTTGATGCGTGGGATACCTATGCTCCCTTATATCTAAAGCTTGTGGAAGAAGGGAAAACTCCCGGTTTGAAGACAGAGGGAACAGGGACAAATTCCTGTAATGTTCCATTGACAGCTGTCGGCAACAGCGAATACAATGGGAGGAACCCTTTGAAGTTCTTAAACGCGGAATTCAATTATCTTGAGATAAAGGATAGACGCGGAAAGTGGGTGAGGGTGGAGGATGGAGATACATTGGAGGTTGACGGAAGCGGGGAGATTTGGTGTAGAGCATCAGTGGGGAACATAGGAGAAGCGGAATGGATAGCACCCGGAAAAACGAAAGAGCCCGGAGCGGTTTATCTTCTCTGCTACGGTGGAGGTATTGAAATGGAGGTCGGGATAACAAAAAATACCCCCTTCCTCAAAGATGCTGAAATTCCTCCCTTCCTTTTGCTTTCCTCGCTTAAAAGAGAAATCACTTTAACCTTTAGAATGGTGGCGAAAGGCAGAGCCTTCTTCGGCGAGAGCTTTAAGATAAAGCTCGTGCCAAAGAAGTAGAGAAAATGGAATAGGATGTGCTTGACTTGGGATGATATTTAGCATTCTATGGAATTAGGGTTTACCCAAAGCAAAAAACAAAGTCTCTGATTGTAGGGTATCCGCCCTTTATTATACTTGTCCTATCAATGCTTCTCTTGATAAGGAGGCTGATATACACATCTTTAAATTTTGCGTTCCTTTCAAAAATTGCACATAATTGAAAAAGAGACTTAGAAAGGGAGGGATTTAATATGAGGTGGTATTTCCTTTTATTCCTATTCTGCTTCTCTCTTCTCGCTAGTGAGGAGAGGGGAAAATTCATAATTTCTGTCTCACCCAAAATTGTTGGGTGTTATGAGAGGGTTGATATAGATATAAATCTGAACGCATCTTTCTCCAATCCATTTGACCCCGAGGAAGCAGATATCTCAATTGAATTGAAAACCCCTAAAGGCAAGACAATCATCATCCCCGCTTTTTACTACCAACCTTATGAACGAAAAACTTTGGAGCAGGATGGTCGCAAATTGGATTGGATTTATCCTATAGCTCCGCCCCACTGGAAAGCCCGCTTCACGCCAAAAGAAGCGGGAAGATATCAATGCACAGCGGTTTTGAAAACTAAAAACAGGGTTCTCCGCTCAAATACTGAGAGCTTCACGGTTAAGCCAAGGAAACACCACGGCTTCGTCACCATATCCTCAAAAGACCCTCGCTTTTTCTCCTTTGAGGATGGGACCCTCTTCTTCCCCATCGGACAGAATCTCGCCTTCATCGGCCCAATGCAGTATGTTAATTTGGTTAAAGCGGAGGAAATATTCAAGAAGTTAGCGGATAACGGAGCGAATTATCTTCGTATATGGGTCTGTTGCGATGATTGGGCAATCGCTATTGAATCGCAGAAGAGCGCCTTCGGACGCTCTTGGGGTCCTAAACCTCCCTTAGCGCCTATGCCAGGGGAGGAAAACAAGCTCTGCCTACAAATTGGAGATGAAGCGGTTCTCTCCGTTGAGCCTTCCCATCCCGTCGCCCTCCGTCCCAATGCCACCTACCTCCTTTCCGGACGCCTGCGTTCGGAAAATCCATTGAAAGTTGTAATAGAGAGAAATGGAAAACCTTTAGGTGAACCAATTTCTCTCGGTGGACAGGGGGAATGGATTCCCTTCCAGAGGGAATTCACGACTTCTCAAAACGAATGGTGGCTGGGAAGCCTTCGCGTGCGAAAAGAAGGGAAGGGAAAACTCTTGCTCGCGGATTTGTCCCTTAAGGAAAAGGGCGATGGCGTTGAGCTCCTCTGGGAAGCGGATGTAAATCGCCCAATTATGGGTTTTTATAATCAGGTTGATTGCTTTATGATTGACGAGATTGTATCCTTGGCGGAGAGATATGGAATTCATCTTCAATTATGCTTGTTAACAAGGAACCTGTATATGGACAAGCTGAAGAATGATAACAGCCCTGAATATGAAGAGGCTATAAGCTACGCAAAGAAGCTACTCCGCTATGCGGTTGCGAGATGGGGGTATTCAACGAGCGTCGTCAGCTGGGAATATTGGAACGAGCAGGACCCAAACCTGCCCACAGAGCGCTTCTATAACGAAATGGGAAGCTATCTTGAGCAAATAGACCCATATAGACATCTAAGAGCAACTAGCGCTTGGGCTCCCACGCCAAGGGATTGGGCGAACAGGAAACTGGATGTTGCCGACCTTCATTGGTATCTTCGTCCCAACTGGAACGAGCTTTGGAAGGATGCTGTGGGGGCAGTTCAGGACAGGGCTCAGCTTTTAAGAAAATATGCCACTGAGAAGCCAGCATTGCTGAGCGAGTTCGGATTAGCTGATGAGCAGTGGCGCCTCAGCCCCTATATGGAAAAGGATGAGGAACTCCTCCATTTCCACGATGCCCTCTGGGCATCCGCTCTCAGCGGGCTATCCGGAACCGCGATGTTTTGGTGGTGGGAGAAGCTTGATATGATGAATGCCTACCACCACTATAAACCCTTATCCATCTTCACCTCCGATATCCCCTTCGCCTCTGGGCTTCAATCAATAAATGCTCAAACTTCCGACGAAGCGATAAGGGTCATCGGATTGCAAGGGAAGGACCGGGCTTATATATTCCTCTCTGATAAAGAGGCGGGCTGGTATTCTGTAGTTGTGGAGAAGATAAAGCCAAGGAAAAGAGAGGGCATTTCAATAATTATAAACGGGCTATCGCCGGGCAAATATAAAGTTCAATGGTTTGACACTTATCAAGGAAAGGTTCTTGAGGAGAAAATCGTTAAGGCAAAGGAGAAAACCTTACAGATATCAGCACCGCCTTTCCTTCGTGATATCGCTTGCAAAATTTTGCGAATAGAGAATCGTTGAGAAATCGCCTTTAAATTCTTTTGACAAATAAAGGGAAATTTAAGATAATAACTCAGAGATGGGAAAATTCAATCTCGTGTTCAAAATTTTTCTTTCCGCATTAGCAATTTCCTCATCTGCTCTCAGCCAGCCACTATATGGGGAAAGGGGAAAGAATCTCAGCGATTGGTGGGCTAAATCGCCCCATTATGACATCACTGACCGCTTTGAACGCACCTCCTTCATCCTCTCAACCGAACTATCGCCTGCCATACTCATCCATTCCAATCAAGCCAAAATAACCCTATTCGCGAATATGGATAAATGGGGGCTGTCGCCACCCACTTTTCTTTCCATCCCTCTCAGCAAGGGCATTCGCGCTCTCAAAAGAGGTGAATCCCTCTCCTCTCCCTCCCAAATCGCTCCCTGGATTCTCGCCTCCTTCTCCCAAGCGGAGGGATGGGAGGATTGGGATGCTCCCATTCTCATCGTCCTCCAACATCGCCCATCTCAAATATCCTTAACCAAAAAAGGACTCTCCCTATCTTTCCCAAAAGAAGCAGGAGACATCGTCCTAATGCCCATCTACGGCTACTTCAAACCCCCTCAACAGGGAAAGGATTTCCTCGCCCAGCACAATCTTCCTTCAAAAAACATCCGCCCCTGGCAATGGGCTAAAGGGCTTCCCCAAGAAGTGTTCAATCGCTGTCAATATTTCAGCAGAATCGCCCGTGCCTTCCCCCTCTATGCTGAGGAAAGATTTGCCCTCTCAGGCGATACCCTCATAATAAGGGAAACCTTTAAATGGCGATATATAAAAGACGACTGGGAAACTAAGCCCTTACGCCTCGCTCCCCTCCCTCCCGCTCTTGCCCTTGCTTGGTGGGCGGGTAAAAACGAACTCGCCCAAAAGCCTTTCCCTATGACCCTCTATCAGCCCATCACCGACCCCAATCTATTTACTCCCTACGGTCCCTGGCTCGGAATAGAAAATGTTGATACCTACGAGATTCGCTTCCCCCTCCTCCAGTATATTCACATAACGGAGGAGGTGAAGCTTCCCAATCTTGATGAGGCGCCCCAAGTCGTCAAGCAGGCTTATGATTGGATTGTGAGGCGCGTGGGTGAAAAATTCAAGGGAGAGGATTGGCAGGAGATTTGGGACCACGGAGGCAAGGAGAATTACTGCTGGCAGGTTATGGGAGATAGGTGGTATGGAAAAGTCCTTCCCTATCTTCCCAAAGAAATCGGGGATAGGGTGAAGTGGGTATTGAAGCAGTATATGAAGAATTTCGTCCTTAAGGAGGAGAATTATAAGGAATTTAAAGGGATGCTGCTTTTAGTTGGTCCGGGAATAGGGACCTGGGGTGGATATGATGATGCGGGAAAGTTCTCCTCTAATCTCCTTGAAACCCTCTGGTGTTATGCCCATTACACGGGAGATTGGGGAACAATTAGGGAGCGTTGGGAGATGATAAAGCGTCTCTTCATAACACCCCTTGAATGCGATTGGAAGTCCTTCGGTCGCTATTCTATAGCGGAGATGGGAGATGAGGCGAGCCCTCCCCTCTATATGGCTCGCCTCGCTTATATGGCTGATGATTACGATACCTATGCCTTCTCCTGCTACATATTCGTTAGGGAGCTCGTTCACCATTACATCAAGCAGGTTGGAGCGGAATACTTTCGCCTCAATCAGCCCTGGCATTCCTTGGAGTTTATGCCGAAGGAGGTTTATTTAACCAACCTTTGGGGGGATTTGGCAGGATGGCAGATAGACGGTCCGACATACCCAAAGGAAACGGGAGAGAGGCAATTTGAGAATCGTTGGGTTCGCTTCTCAAGCGAGGATGTAGCCCGCTTCTATAGGGATGTCTTGGGGAAGGAGATAAAGGAGGAGATGGAACTTTTGACGCAAAGGGCAAGACGAGGAAAAACTCCCTATAGACTAAATGAGGATACCGCTCACATAGCCCCCTCAATCATTCGTCTACGCTCCCTTCTCCTGAATGAGACGCCTGTGGAATTAGCGAAGCTTTCCCCTCCAAGCGATTGGCAGTTGGGACGCTGTGCGGATGGGGTCGCCTTCTGCCTTTCGTTCCTCCGCACGAGCCACCCCCTAAGCTACATAAGGCTAATCCCGCAGAGAAATCCCACTAATTTCGTTTTGGGATTGGAGAGGGTGAGGGAATATTCGGAGTTTCCCGCTCTATGCTTGGCGATTGAGGGAAAGGGATTGGAGCGTCCTTTCCTACGCTGGTGGGGTTGGAAAGCTCCGAAGAAGGTGGATGCACCCGGAGGGGAATGGTGGAGCTTCGGTGAGATAATCTTCGGGGAAGGGAATTTGGGGAGGCTTGAATCCCGCTATCTAAATTGGAACAGCTTTATGCTTTTCTATCCGAGGGATTAGAGATTGAGAGGCTTTCCTTTCATAGTAGAGGTTGAGGCGAAGCAGTGGGTGTTTCTTTTTAAATGATACTTCCACCAAAAACTTTAATCCATTAAACTACTCTAAACACATAATAGGAGGTTGAAATTATGAAAAACCTTGAATATCTCTATCAACTTCTCAAATACGAAATCGTTCAAAGGAGAGAGGAAGGTTGCGATGTTGAGGGTTTTGAGCTAAAGCTTGAAGAAGCGAAGGGAGATGAGAAAGGCATATGGAAGATATATGAAGAGCTTTCCTCACTTTCCCCAAAACAAGATTTCCCCTATCAAGAACCATCCGATTTGGAGGAGCTGAAAAGCGTTGTGCCATTGCCCGAATCTTTTCCCCTTCCCTCAGAGGAAATACTTTACGATAAAATCTATGGTGCTTGGCTGGGAAGATGCGCCGGCTGTATGCTCGGCAAGCCAGTTGAGGGCTGGAGCAGGGAAAGAATAAGGGAAAATCTCCAAAGAATCGGAGAATATCCCCTCTCCTTTTATTTCCCCTTAGAGTTCTTCCCCGAACCAAATCCCTACATAAAAAGCCTAACGAGGGGGAATATCCAAAAAGCGGAGAGGGATGACGATACGGATTACACAATCATCAACCTCCACATCTCTGAGACATATGGAAAGAGCTTCTCCCCCCATGATGTCGGCAGGGAATGGCTTGAGCATTTCCCTTACCATCTCGTCTACACGGCGGAGAGGGAGGCGTATAGAAATTTAGTTATTGGCTTGGAGCCTCCCGAGACCTCCCTATTTCTCAATCCATTCAGGGAATGGATAGGGGCACAGATAAGGGCTGATGCTTGGGGGTATGTTTCTGCTGGTCAGCCCGCCCTGGCTTTTGAGCTCGCTTGGCGTGATGCAATTGTATCCCACAGGAAGAACGGCATATATGGGGAAATCTTCTTCGCCGTGCTTTTATCATCGGTAATCGGAGGAAAGAATTTGCAAGAAGGAGTTGATGTAGCTCTTTCCCTCATTCCTCCTCGCTCTCGCTTCGCTGAAGCAGTTAGATTCTCTTTGGAGCTTTTTGAGAAGGAAAGGGATTGGGAGAAAGCGATAGAAAGGGCGCTTGAGAGATATGGACATTACCATCCCGTCCATACGATAAATAATGCGGCAATCGTTCTCCTTGCCCTCTTATATGGGGAAGGCGATTTCGGAAGGACGATTTGTTTGAGCGTTATGGGAGGATTGGACACGGATTGCAATGGAGCAACCGCTGGCTCAGTGATGGGTGGTATTTTGGGCGCGTCAAAGCTCCCCAAGGAGTGGATAGAGCCGCTTAACGACGAGCTCGAGAGCATACTCGTCGGCTTTCATAGGAATAAAATCAGCGATTTGGCAAGGCGAAGCACCCGCCTTGCCTTGCTATTTTACCAATAAAAGAAGACGAAGAGGAAAAATAACCCTTTTCCCCTTATCCAGAAAGCATTTCTAAAAGGCTGAGAAAATGGGTAAGCCCTTAAAGATAGATAACCCTTGCCATAAAAAGAATCTTCAATTAGACTTCTTTTTAATGATAAGAAAAAATTCTCTTCTCTTCTTGCTCTCCATCTTCTTTATTTCCCTTTCACATCCATCCACCATTGGAAAATGGAAATGCGTGAGCAACTACATTCCCTATCCTCAGATAAACTATGATTTAAAGGTTTGGGAGAAAGACCTTGAAGAGATAAGGAAAGCTAACTTCAACGCAGTCTGGCTCGTCAATGTTTGGGCGGAGATTCAGCCTTCCCTTGACCCGCCCATTTTTAACGAAGAGCGTTTAAAATGGCTAAGGGGTGTTTGCAGGAGAGCCCAGGAGAAAGGATTGACAGTTATCCTCGCCCTCGGCTATGTGGGTGAAGGCTGGGCGCCCAAAGGATTAGATGAGCAAATCTGGCCAATAATGCCAAAACAAGTTGAAAGTTATACAAGTTTTCTGAGAAAGATTGCTCATATCACAAAGGATTTTCCCAATGTCGTCTATCTTCTCGCCTCCGAGGAAATCCTCCCCGCAACCCTCCTTTATCACCCCGATAAGAGAGGGGAATGCATTGATGCTTTCAAAAAATGGGCAAGGGAAAGGAATTCAGATATAGAATATTGGAACAAGCGATGGGGAAAATCTTTCACTTGGGAGACATTCAAGCCCCTCTCAACAGATGAACGGTCAAAATGGGAGATTTGGATGGACCACTATCTCTGGTTCGCCTCAATTCTCCGCCAAATTCTGCCGCCCATGGTTAAGGCGATTAGGGAGGAGAGACCGAATGCCATAGTCGGCTTCCACGATTTCCTCTTAGACCCCGTCTTGCCTCCCCCGTCTCCCAACGAGGCATCTCTCCCCATCCCAAATCCCTTTGACTTCTACAGCATAGGTTACTATCTGGACCCCAAGTTAACGCTTTTGGAAAACCTTGAGGCTATGCAGAGGAAGATAGATTTAGCGAGGAGATTATACCCAACTCTTCCCCTTTGGATGGGCGAGTTGGGAGCGGATGTAGAAACTGTGGGGGAAAAGAAGCAGAGGCATTGGTTGAATATCTCCATTTCCTCTTTGAAAAAACAGGGAATCGGCTATTCAATTTGGAATTGGCGACATTACATTGAGCGAGGGACCTCCTCTTTCAGCTTGTTGAGAAAGGACGGCTCCCCTCGCCCAGCATTAGAGGTGGTGAGAAGGTTGAACAAAAGCGAGGATAAACCCTCCTCTCTTTTCCTTCCAAATGGCGAACCGCTACTCTCCATTTATTTCTTTGGGCATTGGTGGGAACCTTGGAAGAGCGATGATTCAGCGATAAGAAGGGATTTGAGAAGGCTAAGGGAGTTGGGCTTCAATACCCTACTTTTGGACCACGAGTTCTCCCAAATGCTTGACGGGAATTGGAAATGGCTTGATAGGGAGCATAGATTGGCGAAAGAGGAGGGGTTTTACATCGTTCCCTGGCTGGAGGCTCATTGTGGTAGGGACATCTCCGCCCATTACGAATGGAGGATGGAATGCGCGAGCAGGCTTTACGGAATCCCCCCAATTGCATTGACAATTAATCAAAAAGGGGAAACAACTCAAGCGAAGGTTTATAGCGAGGAATTCAAGGAGTATCTCGTCTCCTATGTCTCCTCCTATCTTGAGAGATATTTGAGGGATGGGAAAATATTGAGAGTCATCTGGGAAGGGAAGGAGCGTCCCGTCATCTCCCTCTCCTGCGAGATGGACTTCACCGCTTTTGACGAGGAGACGAACCAGCTTTTCCGAGAATGGTTAAGGAAGAGGTATAAGGGCGATATAAAATCATTGAACGCCCTTTGGGGAACCTCCTTCAGCGATTTCTCACAGATAGACCCAAGGGATGAGAGGATTTTTGATTATTCAAGGGTTGACCAGCCAATCCAGCCCATCCCCGTCGTTGAGCATTCTCGTTTTAGAGCGGAGCTATGTAACTCCGCTTTCGCGGAAATAAAGAAGAGACTGAAAAAGAGGTATCCCGACCTTCTTTTCTTAGCAGAGGTTCCCTATCAGTTCGGCTCCCAGCATCCCCATGCGCTTAGCTATCAATGGAGCTGTGGCTGCTTACCCGAGATAGTTAGGTTTGCGGATATTATTTTGATAAGGGGAACGCAGGGGAGGTTGACGAGGGAAGAGAGGGAGGAGATAAGGAAGCTGAGGAGAAGGGGGCAGAAAGTGATTTACTGCTATAGGGTCAGCAATTGGATAGACGCTGAATTCGGCAGGGATATTGCGGAGATAGGAGATGGGCTGGGATATTATAGTTGGAACGAGATGGTTGATTGTCACATAGTGGAGAATCCCGTTGGCGTGGGAAGGGAGGAGTTCCGCATATCAGCTGAGATGTCAAGGGAACTCATAGAGAGGGTGAAATCGGCGAATCTGGCTTATGTTGAAGAGATAAAGAAGCGTTGAAAAAGTATTGACATAGTATTGACAGGGTTTAAAATTGAGATAAAATGATATTAACATAGATTAGTGGGTGCAATAAAATGTTTATGGAAATGCAAAATGATATACGAGAAAAATCGCTCCTTTTAAAAGGGAGAGATTTCTCTCTCTCTCTCTCTCTCTGATACCTTTGCTCCTTCTATTTTAGGCTTCAATTAGCCGAGCCATCAGATGGCTCGGCTAATTTTTTTAAATCCAAAAAGAAAGGAGGTGAGAAAGGATGAGAAGGAACGGTTTCACTCTCATCGAGCTCCTCGTCGTCATAGCTATCATCGCCATTCTAGCGGCGATTCTCTTCCCTGTCTTCAGCCGTGCTCGGGAGCAGGCTCGAAAAACAGCTTGTTTGTCCAATACGAAGCAGATAGGAACCGCCCTCCAGATGTATATGCAGGATTGGGATGAAACTTTCCCCTATGCCCCCAAGCCCTGTTGGAGTGTAGGGCCAGGTAATCAAACTTGGCTGTTTTGGACGGAGATGCTCTATCCCTATGTCAAGAATTGGCATGTCTTTAGCTGCCCCAGTATGCCTTCGGATTCCCACTCCGCTTGGCCCGCCTGCTGCTGGCCCACGAGCAATCCAAATTGCAGTAGACCTCAGAACTCCCTGACGCCCTGCAATGTGGGTGTAAAATGCGCCTACGGGATAAGCGACCTCGCTTTGAGCGGAACCTTCTGGTGCCAGGGAAAGTCAGGCGCTCTTAAATTAGCAGATATCAAAACACCAGCTGAATATGTCGTTATCGGAGACTCCTCCAATGGTTATGTAGCTCCCTATCTACAAGTGGATGGAATGGTTGTTATGTTCGCCTTCGCTAATGCTGTGGCGGGTAGCAATCCAGGCATAGAATGTTGCGTAGGCGGTTGGGGTTGCAATCTCACCGATTTGCAAACTGCAATAGACAAATCCGCTCGCCATACGGGTGGTTCCAACCTCATATTTATGGATGGACATGCGAAGTGGTATAAGGCAGACCAGATAAAGCCGATGGTCGCTGGAGGTAAGCTGCGCATCTGTCATTGGGACTTGGTCTGGGCGCCTCAATAAAGTAGCTCTATTTGGGGGGCGGGGGGGCAAACCCCCCGCCCCCTTAAAAAGATATATTCCTCCGAAATTTCTCTTGCTTTCCTCGTAGAAGACGCAATAAAATTTTTCCAAACTGTCTCCTCGGAGGTGAATTTCTATGGACAAGATGCTCTGGTTCCGAGAAGCAAAGTTCGGGATGTTCATCCACTGGGGGCTCTACGCCATCCCAGCGGGAGTCTGGAAGGATAAAACAATCCCGGGAATCGGAGAGTGGATTATGTTCTCCGCCCGCATCCCCATAAAGGAATACGAGAA encodes:
- a CDS encoding DUF1559 domain-containing protein; the protein is MRRNGFTLIELLVVIAIIAILAAILFPVFSRAREQARKTACLSNTKQIGTALQMYMQDWDETFPYAPKPCWSVGPGNQTWLFWTEMLYPYVKNWHVFSCPSMPSDSHSAWPACCWPTSNPNCSRPQNSLTPCNVGVKCAYGISDLALSGTFWCQGKSGALKLADIKTPAEYVVIGDSSNGYVAPYLQVDGMVVMFAFANAVAGSNPGIECCVGGWGCNLTDLQTAIDKSARHTGGSNLIFMDGHAKWYKADQIKPMVAGGKLRICHWDLVWAPQ